The genomic stretch GGCGCTGGAGGTGGACGGCCGGACGGTGATGGGCTGCTGCCACCTGCCCGCGCTGGGCCACACGCTGGTCGCGGCCGAGGGCGCGGGCGCCTGGGCCGACGGCGCGCCCGCCCGCGTGAGCGAGTGCGACGACCTGAGTCAGGCGCGGCTGCTCACGTCGGGCTTCGAATACTGGCGCGATCGCTCCAACGAGACGGACCGTGCGGGCTGGGACCGGCTCACGCGCGCCACCCGCTTCGCCCGGACGTGGGGAGACGGCTACGGCTACTTCCTGGTGGCGACGGGGCGGATGGACCTGCTGGCCGACCCGATCGCGGGCTCGCACTGGGACTTCGCGCCCATGATCCCGATCCTGGCCGAGGCGGGCGGACGGTTCACGAAGTTCGACGGGTCGCCGGTGGAGTCGTGGGGCAGCGCGCTGGCCAGCAACGGCCGGCTGCACGAGCAGGCGCAGGCGGTGCTTTCGGGACGCTCGCGCCGCGCCTGATGGAACGCGCCTTGCCCGCCGGTGGGCGAGCCCGGCGGCGGAGCCGGGCCTGCGTCCACACGGGGGAGGAACGATGAGCCACGCGTTCAAGGCGATCGAGATGGTGGGAACGTCGGACAAGAGCTTCGACGACGCCGCGCGCAACGCGGTGAAGCGCGCGGGCGAGACCATGCGGAACCTGGAGTGGATGGAGGTCTGCGAGCAGCGCGGCTACATCAAAGGCGGCGAGGTCAACGAGTACCAGGTGAAAGTGAAGCTCTGGTTCAAGCTGGAAGGCTGAGCCGACGCTGCGCTGCGCCGACGGAAGATGAAGAGCCGGCCTCGCGGATCGTCGCGGGGCCAGCGCTTTCGTGCCGGGATGTGGGTCGGGCCCTTCCCCGCGCCGGCAGATGCAGGGCGGCGGCATCGCCCTGGCGGGTAAACCCGCGGGGCTACGATGGTGCGAAGCCCGCGTTCGCGGGCTGCATCCGACATGTTGGTGCGCATCGACGATCCGCCGCATCCGCCCCTTCACTGCGCCGGGTGAGGCAGCGCCCGGACGGTCACCAGCCAGGATCCGTCTGGAGCGGGGCGCCGCCGAGGATGACGGCGGGGAGGACGTCGCCGGGGGCGGCACCGTCGCGGCCGGCGGGGACGACGAGGAGCGCATCGGCGGCGGCCATGGAGGTGCCCACGCCGGAGCCCTGCGAGCCGGTGAGATGCGCGGCATGCGTGCCGTCCGCCTCACGCACCAGGCGGACGCGCGGGAAGTGCGTCATCCCCGCTTTCGCGGCGTACGCGTCGCGGACGACGGCGTTCACCGTGGGCAGGAAGTTGCGCGTGTGGCCGCACATCTTCAGCAGGGCGGGGCGGACGAACAGCTCGAAGCAGACCATGGTCGAGACCGGGTTGCCCGGCAGGCCGAACCAAGGGATGCCGCCCAGCGCGCCCACCCGCCCGAACCCCATCGCCGAGCCGGGGCGGATGCGCACGCGCCAGAACGCGATGTCGGTTTCCATCTCCCGAAGCACGCCGAGAACGTAATCGTGCTCGCCCACGCTGATGCCGGCGGAGGTGATCACGGCGTCGCACCCGCGCGCGGCCTCCAAGCGCTCGCGCAGGCCCTCTCGCGTGTCCGCGGCGATGCCGAGCGGGACGGCTT from Longimicrobiaceae bacterium encodes the following:
- a CDS encoding inositol monophosphatase family protein, translated to MTDADNLMDFASRLAASAGRITLEHFGRADVQLKGDGSEVTAADLAAEAHIREAITAAFPGDGILGEEGDDVPSTNGRRWVVDPIDGTRSFASGVPLYAVLLALEVDGRTVMGCCHLPALGHTLVAAEGAGAWADGAPARVSECDDLSQARLLTSGFEYWRDRSNETDRAGWDRLTRATRFARTWGDGYGYFLVATGRMDLLADPIAGSHWDFAPMIPILAEAGGRFTKFDGSPVESWGSALASNGRLHEQAQAVLSGRSRRA
- a CDS encoding dodecin; the encoded protein is MSHAFKAIEMVGTSDKSFDDAARNAVKRAGETMRNLEWMEVCEQRGYIKGGEVNEYQVKVKLWFKLEG
- a CDS encoding molybdopterin molybdotransferase MoeA; translated protein: GAAEVEVVRRPRVAILTSGDELVDLDGFDEVRAGRKIVSSNSYALAAQLAESGIEAVPLGIAADTREGLRERLEAARGCDAVITSAGISVGEHDYVLGVLREMETDIAFWRVRIRPGSAMGFGRVGALGGIPWFGLPGNPVSTMVCFELFVRPALLKMCGHTRNFLPTVNAVVRDAYAAKAGMTHFPRVRLVREADGTHAAHLTGSQGSGVGTSMAAADALLVVPAGRDGAAPGDVLPAVILGGAPLQTDPGW